A single window of Undibacterium sp. 5I1 DNA harbors:
- a CDS encoding transposase, whose amino-acid sequence MNPTQRLLIMQRWNLLQHDLLPEIKQQCGSLTPKLEKLIHVLDWVRIEEFVSDQWQGIGRKPHDRGALASAFIAKAVLGLNTTAALIERLTMDRSLKRLCGFEMWKEVPNEATFSRAFGEFAQAKLAEKVHEALIKSYLGDSLIGHISRDGTAIAAREKPKKHMKVVSVEKAQKQRRGRPKKGEIRPPKEEKVTKIGWQLTQTLPSIVNALPKECDRGTKCNAQGYKVSWNGYKLHIDTADCGVAISALLTSASVHDSQTAVPLATMTAARVTNLYDLMDAAYCSEELRAHSKSLGHVPLIDHNARGGEKKPFAPHEQQRYKERTQAERTNGRLKDEFGGTTVRVRGSEKVMSHLMFGLLVLTADQLMRLFT is encoded by the coding sequence ATGAATCCTACACAACGCCTGCTGATAATGCAACGCTGGAATTTACTGCAACACGATTTGCTACCGGAGATAAAACAGCAATGCGGGTCACTGACGCCGAAGCTGGAAAAATTGATTCATGTACTAGACTGGGTGCGCATCGAAGAATTTGTGTCGGACCAATGGCAAGGGATAGGACGCAAACCGCATGACCGTGGTGCATTGGCCAGCGCCTTCATCGCCAAAGCTGTGTTGGGGCTCAATACAACAGCGGCCTTAATAGAACGATTGACGATGGATCGCAGTTTAAAACGGCTGTGCGGCTTTGAGATGTGGAAAGAAGTTCCGAATGAAGCCACTTTTTCGCGCGCCTTTGGCGAATTTGCCCAAGCCAAATTAGCGGAGAAAGTGCACGAAGCGCTGATCAAGAGTTATTTAGGCGACAGCCTCATTGGACACATCAGCCGTGACGGCACGGCGATTGCGGCGCGCGAGAAGCCGAAGAAACACATGAAAGTTGTTTCCGTAGAAAAGGCCCAAAAGCAGCGCCGTGGACGGCCAAAGAAAGGCGAGATAAGGCCGCCAAAGGAAGAGAAAGTGACCAAGATAGGCTGGCAGTTGACGCAAACTTTACCGAGCATCGTCAATGCTTTACCCAAAGAGTGTGACCGCGGCACTAAATGCAATGCGCAAGGTTATAAAGTGAGTTGGAACGGCTACAAGCTGCATATCGACACCGCTGACTGCGGCGTTGCCATCAGTGCGCTATTGACCAGCGCCTCGGTGCACGATAGTCAAACGGCGGTGCCGTTAGCAACGATGACGGCCGCACGAGTAACGAATTTGTACGATTTGATGGATGCAGCGTATTGCAGTGAAGAGTTAAGGGCACACAGCAAAAGTCTTGGCCACGTGCCATTAATTGATCACAACGCACGCGGCGGGGAGAAGAAACCGTTCGCCCCGCATGAACAACAGCGTTATAAAGAACGCACGCAAGCTGAACGTACCAATGGCAGGCTGAAAGACGAATTTGGTGGCACGACAGTACGGGTGCGTGGTAGCGAAAAAGTGATGTCGCATTTGATGTTTGGTTTATTGGTATTGACCGCAGATCAGTTGATGCGTTTATTTACGTAA
- a CDS encoding alkaline phosphatase family protein, which produces MRQSVLVLSLATVLASLAGCGGSSNVASTPTTTAPVAAPVQRTIIMVWDGLRPDSVNPTDTPNLYALRQQGVQFADHHSTYPTFTMMNGSSFATGSFPKTSGFYGNTFWTPPQAGAAQPIPVGKSAAGAAQDYQDPVFTEDYAVLSTLNDYYGGQLLLVKTLFKTAQDAGLKTATIGKSGAAFIQDLGRGGIFLDENAVLPQSLVTDLQAANYALPLNTTFAYPAGTVTLSATNGNPTARAGALTFALPNGLQAKDATDTTQGNPEDAANKYMMNIYTSFILPKKLPDLSLIWFRTPDNTEHAYGPGSANYRKALASQDARLGELQAGLKAAGLDTTTNIIVVSDHAHSNVSGPTSLFPLRAINASTTVTSGVTNATLGAKDSVAGFSVSGDVRTADLLTFAGFKAFDGNGCSTSAMYGIKSDGSNVYNVGVDTTGTLCGTANAKYQAISATLATPVASFKVPATLPANGIVIAANGGSDYLYMPDHDLTTVTNVVRFLQSREEYGAIFVDSRYGAIPGTLPMAMINLENSVRSSKGQPDVVVSFNWDSQQLVNGLPGIEFESTGGNRGMHGSFSPIDVHNTLIANGPAFRSGITISTPTGNVDVAPTVAYILGQSMPQADGRVLSEALLKPATTSSLVVKPSILNPTTPSTGLTFKLPTDPTGVTIDTAYSNGSYSVNLVVKDLTIDGKTYRYFDYAQAVRN; this is translated from the coding sequence ATGCGTCAATCTGTATTAGTTCTCAGCCTGGCAACTGTGCTTGCCTCGCTTGCTGGTTGCGGTGGTTCCAGTAATGTCGCCAGTACTCCAACGACTACTGCTCCAGTGGCAGCCCCAGTGCAACGTACCATCATCATGGTGTGGGATGGTTTGCGTCCAGATTCAGTCAACCCAACCGATACGCCTAACCTGTATGCCTTGCGTCAACAAGGTGTGCAATTTGCCGATCATCATTCTACTTATCCGACCTTTACGATGATGAATGGTTCGTCTTTTGCTACTGGTTCTTTTCCAAAAACTAGCGGCTTCTACGGCAATACATTCTGGACGCCGCCACAAGCTGGCGCGGCTCAGCCTATCCCTGTTGGTAAGTCAGCAGCTGGCGCGGCTCAAGATTATCAAGATCCAGTATTTACAGAGGATTACGCTGTATTGAGCACGCTCAATGATTATTACGGTGGTCAATTATTGTTGGTCAAAACCCTGTTTAAGACGGCACAAGATGCAGGTCTTAAAACAGCTACGATCGGTAAATCTGGCGCTGCGTTTATTCAGGATTTGGGGCGTGGCGGGATTTTTCTTGATGAGAACGCGGTATTGCCGCAATCTTTGGTGACTGATTTGCAGGCCGCTAATTATGCTTTACCGCTGAATACGACCTTTGCTTATCCGGCTGGCACAGTGACGCTGAGCGCCACTAACGGCAACCCAACAGCGCGTGCTGGTGCATTGACGTTTGCCCTACCAAATGGCCTGCAAGCCAAAGATGCGACCGATACAACGCAAGGCAATCCAGAAGACGCTGCCAACAAATACATGATGAACATTTACACCAGTTTCATCTTACCGAAAAAATTACCAGACTTGTCTTTGATCTGGTTCCGCACACCAGATAATACTGAGCATGCTTATGGACCAGGTTCAGCTAATTACCGTAAAGCGCTAGCATCACAAGATGCGCGTTTGGGTGAATTGCAAGCCGGTTTGAAGGCCGCTGGTTTGGATACAACAACAAATATTATTGTGGTGTCTGATCACGCACACAGCAATGTATCTGGCCCAACCAGTTTGTTCCCATTACGCGCAATCAACGCAAGCACAACAGTGACCAGTGGCGTAACCAATGCGACGCTGGGCGCTAAAGATTCTGTTGCTGGCTTCTCAGTTTCTGGTGACGTACGTACTGCCGATTTATTGACTTTCGCTGGCTTTAAAGCATTTGACGGCAACGGTTGCAGCACGAGCGCCATGTACGGTATTAAATCTGATGGCAGCAATGTGTATAACGTCGGTGTCGACACCACAGGTACTTTGTGCGGCACTGCCAACGCTAAATATCAAGCAATCAGCGCGACTTTAGCTACACCGGTTGCCAGTTTTAAAGTGCCGGCAACATTGCCAGCGAACGGCATCGTAATCGCGGCTAACGGTGGCTCTGATTACCTCTACATGCCAGATCATGATCTGACTACAGTGACCAATGTTGTGCGCTTCTTGCAGTCACGCGAAGAATACGGTGCGATCTTTGTTGATAGTCGTTACGGTGCGATTCCAGGCACATTGCCTATGGCGATGATTAATCTGGAAAACAGTGTACGTTCCAGTAAAGGGCAGCCGGATGTGGTGGTGAGCTTCAATTGGGATTCGCAACAGTTAGTCAATGGTTTGCCAGGCATTGAGTTTGAAAGTACCGGCGGCAATCGCGGCATGCATGGCAGCTTCAGCCCGATCGATGTACATAATACCTTGATCGCCAATGGCCCGGCTTTCCGCTCAGGCATCACTATCAGCACCCCAACCGGTAACGTAGACGTAGCACCTACAGTTGCTTATATTCTGGGACAATCTATGCCGCAAGCCGATGGACGCGTGCTCAGCGAAGCGTTACTTAAACCCGCCACGACATCTTCATTGGTAGTAAAGCCATCGATCCTGAATCCGACCACGCCATCCACAGGACTGACTTTTAAACTGCCTACTGATCCAACCGGCGTTACCATTGACACTGCGTACAGCAATGGCAGCTACTCAGTCAATTTAGTCGTTAAAGACTTGACGATCGATGGTAAAACTTACCGTTATTTTGACTACGCACAAGCTGTTCGTAACTGA
- a CDS encoding methyl-accepting chemotaxis protein: MNWFYDLKIGKKLILAFAIVIVMTCFLGIFSISQLVKVNNASTDIATNWLPSISAGGQMQVSLARFRISESTHIMSAEEEEMAATEKSMATRLEIFKKQQATYAALISVSNEKIIYAELLKTLDDYLSTNKKMLALSREGKKDEARTIFRTDSSKLFRAATEKIDALIKINSDGSDASNKSADEAFTLSRSLIIGILIALMIIGMLLAVFVARTVSVPLNEAVSIAKRVAGGDLTGNIVSSSTDETGQLMESLRAMNDSLLHVVGQVRLGTDTIATASSEIASGNLDLSSRTEEQASSLEETASAMEELTSTVKQNADNARQANQLAQSASGIATDGGKVVGEVIATMESISASSKKIVDIISVIDGIAFQTNILALNAAVEAARAGEQGRGFAVVASEVRNLAQRSAAAAKEIKSLIDDSVQKVDSGTTLVQKAGTTMAEVVASVRRVTDVVAEISAASSEQSTGIEEVNLAITQMDEVTQQNAALVEQAAAAAQSMQEQAANLASVVSIFKLDAAHRYTAIQA, translated from the coding sequence ATGAATTGGTTTTACGACTTAAAAATTGGCAAAAAATTGATCTTAGCGTTTGCCATCGTGATTGTGATGACCTGCTTTTTGGGAATTTTTTCTATTTCCCAACTGGTCAAAGTAAATAATGCCTCGACCGATATTGCCACCAATTGGCTACCCAGCATCTCTGCTGGCGGACAAATGCAGGTCTCGCTCGCCCGTTTTCGTATTTCTGAATCCACTCATATTATGTCTGCCGAGGAAGAAGAAATGGCAGCAACAGAAAAATCGATGGCGACTCGCCTGGAAATATTTAAAAAACAGCAAGCAACCTATGCCGCCTTGATTTCAGTATCCAACGAAAAAATTATTTACGCTGAATTACTAAAAACTTTAGACGATTATCTAAGCACGAACAAGAAGATGCTTGCGCTATCACGCGAGGGTAAAAAAGACGAAGCCAGAACAATCTTCCGCACAGACTCCAGCAAACTATTCCGCGCAGCGACAGAAAAAATAGATGCCCTCATCAAAATCAATTCCGATGGTAGCGATGCGTCCAACAAGTCTGCTGATGAAGCTTTTACACTATCGCGTAGCTTGATCATCGGCATACTAATCGCGCTGATGATCATCGGGATGTTGCTGGCAGTGTTTGTGGCGCGTACCGTTTCTGTACCGCTAAACGAAGCAGTCAGCATTGCCAAACGTGTTGCCGGAGGCGATTTGACTGGCAATATTGTATCGTCCAGCACCGACGAAACTGGCCAGTTGATGGAGTCCCTGCGCGCCATGAACGACAGCCTGCTGCACGTCGTCGGACAAGTACGCTTAGGCACCGATACGATTGCCACAGCATCATCAGAAATCGCCAGCGGCAATCTGGATTTATCCAGCCGCACAGAAGAGCAAGCCAGTTCGCTGGAAGAAACCGCTTCTGCTATGGAAGAATTAACCTCCACCGTCAAGCAAAATGCCGACAATGCCCGTCAAGCGAATCAACTTGCTCAATCGGCGTCCGGGATTGCAACCGATGGCGGCAAAGTGGTGGGCGAAGTGATCGCCACGATGGAATCGATCAGCGCATCGTCTAAAAAGATTGTCGATATCATCAGCGTGATTGACGGCATTGCGTTTCAAACCAATATTCTCGCTTTAAACGCTGCAGTCGAAGCCGCGCGTGCGGGTGAACAAGGTCGTGGCTTTGCGGTAGTCGCTTCTGAGGTGCGCAATCTGGCGCAACGCAGCGCGGCGGCAGCCAAAGAAATCAAATCACTGATTGACGATTCTGTACAAAAAGTCGATTCCGGTACTACCTTAGTTCAAAAAGCTGGCACGACGATGGCAGAAGTCGTCGCCAGCGTGCGCCGCGTCACTGATGTAGTGGCAGAAATTTCTGCCGCTAGCAGCGAACAAAGTACCGGCATTGAAGAGGTCAATCTGGCGATTACCCAAATGGACGAAGTCACGCAGCAGAATGCCGCACTGGTAGAGCAAGCCGCCGCAGCAGCGCAATCCATGCAAGAACAGGCAGCCAACCTGGCATCCGTCGTCAGCATATTCAAGCTTGATGCGGCACATAGATATACGGCAATACAAGCTTAA
- a CDS encoding LysR family transcriptional regulator — translation MRLTLRQLQIFLAIAQSGTTTAAAETVSLSQSATSAALNELESSLATSLFDRVGKRLVLNDNGRLLLPQASQILDAANTIEQQFLDQNATSGAGLRIGASTTIGIYLLPAIMAALNTMSNKSQTTSGAHHPNVTIANTGDIALAVSNFEVDIGLIEGPCHQADLTVEPWISDELIIVCAPHDPILAGRPGDKVPLKALRSAHWLLREAGSGTREAVEHALLPHLHHLQPAGEFGNSEAIKYAAAEGLGVACLSRRVVADLLSIGRLVEMKTSIPKLERRFYLIRHQNKMLSARLAYFLDFCRHWTA, via the coding sequence ATGCGCCTGACACTCAGACAGCTACAAATTTTTCTGGCGATTGCACAATCCGGCACCACTACGGCTGCTGCCGAGACGGTGAGTTTGTCGCAGTCGGCCACCAGCGCTGCCCTCAATGAGCTCGAAAGCAGCTTGGCTACCAGTTTGTTTGACCGTGTTGGCAAACGCTTGGTGTTAAATGACAATGGCCGCCTCTTGTTACCGCAAGCCAGCCAGATACTCGATGCCGCCAACACCATAGAGCAACAATTTCTGGATCAGAACGCGACGTCCGGCGCGGGTCTTCGCATCGGTGCCAGCACGACCATTGGCATCTATCTGCTGCCTGCGATCATGGCCGCACTGAACACCATGAGCAACAAGAGCCAGACGACTTCCGGCGCGCATCATCCCAATGTCACCATCGCCAACACCGGCGACATCGCGCTGGCGGTCAGCAATTTTGAAGTGGATATTGGGTTGATTGAAGGCCCTTGCCATCAGGCCGATCTGACAGTGGAGCCGTGGATCAGCGATGAGCTGATTATCGTCTGCGCCCCTCATGATCCCATCCTGGCTGGCAGACCGGGCGACAAGGTTCCGCTTAAAGCGCTGCGTAGCGCTCATTGGCTCTTGCGCGAAGCCGGTTCTGGTACGCGTGAAGCCGTCGAACATGCGCTGTTGCCACACCTCCATCACTTACAACCTGCTGGGGAATTTGGCAATTCAGAAGCCATCAAATACGCAGCGGCAGAAGGTCTGGGGGTCGCCTGCCTGTCGCGCCGCGTGGTCGCGGATTTGCTCAGTATCGGTCGCTTGGTGGAGATGAAGACCAGCATCCCCAAGTTAGAACGGCGCTTTTATTTAATCCGCCATCAGAATAAAATGCTATCTGCACGTCTGGCTTATTTTCTAGATTTTTGCCGTCACTGGACGGCTTGA
- a CDS encoding ureidoglycolate lyase — protein sequence MPALLIEPLNRDSFAAFGDVIMLEGARHYPINQGTTERYHALTSADTADQGGQTIISLFRGQPRALPMEITIMERHPLGSQAFIPVTQNTGDEYLVVVAPAGDFKVEHLRAFLGRGFQGVNYAKGVWHHPLITLHQVSDFVVMDRIGQGHNCDELFLQTDLWLTDDSLEQARKSST from the coding sequence ATGCCAGCACTTCTCATCGAACCTCTCAACCGCGACAGCTTTGCCGCTTTTGGCGATGTGATTATGCTGGAGGGCGCGCGACACTATCCCATCAATCAGGGTACGACTGAACGTTACCATGCACTGACCAGTGCGGATACGGCAGATCAGGGCGGGCAAACGATCATTAGTCTGTTCCGTGGTCAGCCGCGCGCGTTGCCGATGGAAATCACGATCATGGAACGTCATCCTCTCGGTAGTCAGGCGTTTATTCCCGTGACACAAAATACAGGGGATGAATATCTGGTCGTCGTTGCGCCTGCCGGTGATTTCAAAGTAGAGCACTTACGGGCATTTTTGGGTCGCGGATTTCAGGGTGTCAATTATGCTAAAGGCGTCTGGCATCATCCGTTGATCACACTACATCAAGTCAGCGATTTTGTTGTAATGGACAGAATAGGCCAAGGACACAATTGCGACGAACTGTTTTTGCAAACAGATCTCTGGCTGACAGATGACAGCCTTGAGCAGGCGCGAAAGTCGTCAACGTGA
- a CDS encoding RimK family alpha-L-glutamate ligase: protein MILTSSLADDNPPLLGLACLMRMAHNGVDLLPYVRRAASSPDDATMLMGLAIFFQFSGNTPLALELQAKALSLSQHYQMVAPSGHAALRMLVLLRAGEMMDNTPVDFLLEGSDIAVDLIYLGDNLAFPESVPEHDILFVAISQSDQNNSLLHQIGAKLKNWPRPVLNPAERIAVLSRNGVSDMLGDTLSGTTSASLTIPVFLRLSRQQLQQFALDHADANSASTTELNFPLIIRPLDSHGGKGLAKLDDASAISDYLQTHDSELFYLAAYVDYRSQDGLFRKYRVALIDARPYICHMALSDNWIVHYLNAGMEQSAAKRAEESQLMDSFDDDFAQRHQAAFSTIHERLQLDYVVIDCAETQDGRLLIFEVDNTGFVHAFDAVGVFSYKLAHMNKLFAAFQSMLLKRSQNRPAVS from the coding sequence TTGATCTTGACTTCTTCGCTTGCTGACGATAATCCGCCGTTGCTAGGTTTGGCATGCCTGATGCGGATGGCACACAATGGCGTTGATCTCTTGCCCTATGTCCGTCGCGCTGCCAGCAGCCCGGATGACGCTACCATGCTGATGGGTCTGGCGATATTTTTTCAATTTTCGGGTAACACGCCGTTGGCGCTGGAATTGCAAGCCAAGGCACTGAGCTTGAGTCAGCATTACCAGATGGTGGCGCCCAGTGGTCATGCTGCTTTAAGGATGCTAGTGCTGTTGCGCGCGGGCGAGATGATGGACAACACGCCTGTCGATTTCTTGCTGGAGGGATCTGATATCGCTGTGGATTTGATTTATCTGGGAGACAACCTAGCGTTTCCTGAGTCAGTTCCAGAGCACGACATCTTGTTTGTAGCCATCAGCCAGTCAGATCAAAACAATTCGCTTTTACATCAGATCGGCGCCAAGTTAAAAAACTGGCCTCGTCCCGTGTTAAATCCTGCTGAGCGTATTGCGGTCTTATCTCGCAATGGCGTCAGCGATATGCTGGGTGACACCTTATCAGGAACAACATCAGCATCGTTGACGATACCAGTATTTTTACGCTTGTCTCGTCAGCAGTTGCAGCAATTTGCGCTTGATCATGCCGATGCCAATTCTGCATCAACAACCGAACTGAATTTTCCACTCATCATCCGGCCGCTAGATTCTCACGGCGGCAAGGGGCTAGCTAAGCTGGATGACGCTAGCGCAATAAGTGATTATCTGCAAACGCATGATAGCGAGCTCTTTTATCTGGCAGCTTATGTTGATTATCGCAGCCAGGACGGATTGTTTCGCAAATACCGCGTCGCCTTAATAGATGCTCGTCCGTATATTTGTCATATGGCTTTGTCAGACAATTGGATCGTTCATTATCTGAATGCGGGTATGGAGCAAAGTGCCGCCAAACGCGCTGAAGAATCTCAGCTAATGGATAGTTTTGATGATGACTTTGCGCAGCGTCATCAGGCAGCTTTTTCTACGATACATGAGCGCTTGCAGCTAGACTATGTCGTAATTGATTGTGCGGAAACCCAGGATGGTCGGTTGTTGATTTTTGAGGTAGACAACACGGGCTTTGTGCATGCTTTTGATGCAGTTGGCGTATTCTCTTATAAGCTCGCTCACATGAATAAACTCTTTGCCGCCTTCCAATCCATGCTGTTGAAGAGGTCGCAAAATAGACCTGCTGTATCCTAA
- the alc gene encoding allantoicase, producing MTIIQLDANAPDFTRRYPNLADPRLGAATLACSDDFFAEMSRMLNPDPAVFIVGKYDTNGKWMDGWESRRKRVSGYDWCVLKLARAGVIKGVDIDTSHFTGNYPPAASLEAAYVADGAPDAQTEWQEILPSVNLQGNSHHYHEIKTTQAFTHLRLNIYPDGGVARLRVYGQPQANWDTADRTELFDLISVENGGYVVAAANQHFGLASNMLMPGRGVNMGDGWETRRRREPGNDWCIIALAHPGIVEKIEVDTCYFKGNFPDACSIQAAHVIGGTDTSLVTQAMFWPILLSEQKLQMDHQHYYADQIKSLGPITHIRFNIVPDGGVSRLRLWSRLP from the coding sequence ATGACCATCATTCAACTCGATGCAAATGCTCCCGACTTTACGCGCCGCTACCCCAATCTCGCTGATCCGCGTTTGGGTGCCGCTACCCTTGCTTGCAGTGACGATTTTTTTGCTGAAATGTCGCGCATGCTCAATCCCGATCCGGCAGTATTTATTGTCGGCAAATACGATACCAACGGCAAATGGATGGATGGTTGGGAGTCCCGTCGCAAGCGTGTCAGCGGTTATGACTGGTGCGTGCTTAAACTGGCACGCGCCGGCGTAATCAAGGGTGTGGATATCGACACCAGTCACTTTACTGGTAACTACCCGCCAGCAGCATCATTGGAAGCTGCGTATGTCGCCGACGGTGCGCCTGATGCGCAAACAGAGTGGCAAGAAATTCTGCCCTCGGTCAACTTGCAAGGCAATAGCCATCACTATCACGAGATTAAGACGACGCAAGCATTTACCCACCTGCGACTGAATATTTATCCCGACGGTGGCGTTGCCCGATTGCGTGTGTATGGACAACCACAAGCAAATTGGGACACAGCAGACCGCACAGAATTATTCGATCTGATTTCTGTTGAAAACGGTGGCTATGTCGTCGCTGCGGCCAATCAGCATTTTGGTCTGGCATCCAATATGTTAATGCCAGGACGTGGAGTTAATATGGGTGATGGCTGGGAAACCCGTCGTCGGCGCGAACCGGGGAACGACTGGTGCATCATCGCATTAGCACATCCGGGTATTGTAGAAAAAATTGAAGTCGATACCTGCTATTTCAAGGGGAATTTCCCTGATGCCTGCTCAATTCAGGCAGCGCATGTGATTGGTGGTACGGATACTTCTCTGGTTACACAAGCGATGTTCTGGCCGATACTATTAAGCGAACAAAAACTGCAAATGGATCATCAGCATTATTATGCCGACCAGATCAAGTCGCTAGGACCTATTACGCATATCCGGTTTAATATTGTGCCGGACGGCGGTGTGTCGCGGTTGCGTTTGTGGAGTCGCCTGCCGTAA
- a CDS encoding L-cystine transporter, producing the protein MTSLIALYSIVFVLINLVIALVIGAYMFHQQNIHATFTIRVLTGLGVGVVLGALMHMTYSGDPSTALVITTTNSYLDIVGTGYVKLLQMIVMPLIMVSIVGAILKLKGASSLGKISALTIGTLLATTMVAAGIGILMAKLFGLTAIGLSSNAAEIARGEYLQGTLASAKAVSLPSLLISFIPTNPFLDLTGARKTSTIAVVIFSIFIGISATGIANVKPLLFASFTHFVSVAQAIIMRMVTLVLRLTPYGVFALMTMVVAESSYADILKLINFVVASYSALLLMFGVHLCLIAGAGLNPARFAKKIFPVLAFAFTSRTSMGAIPMNVQTQTQRLGTPEGIANFAASFGATIGQNGCAGIYPAMLAVMIAPTVGIDPFTFSFIAQLIAVVTIGSIGVAGVGGGATFAALIVLSTMNLPVALAGLLISVEPLIDMGRTALNVSGAITAGTITSRILGVTDMDVFNNDVTLNLDEVEKAI; encoded by the coding sequence ATGACCAGTTTGATCGCATTATATTCCATCGTCTTTGTGTTGATTAACCTGGTCATTGCTCTGGTAATCGGAGCTTATATGTTCCATCAGCAGAACATCCACGCCACATTCACCATACGGGTATTGACCGGTCTTGGGGTGGGTGTGGTCTTAGGTGCGTTGATGCATATGACCTACAGCGGCGATCCATCAACTGCATTGGTCATCACGACAACCAACTCCTATCTGGATATCGTCGGCACCGGTTACGTGAAGCTGCTACAGATGATCGTCATGCCACTGATTATGGTATCGATCGTCGGGGCGATACTCAAACTTAAGGGGGCTAGTTCGCTTGGCAAAATCAGTGCGCTGACGATTGGTACTTTGCTCGCAACGACCATGGTGGCAGCAGGTATCGGTATTTTGATGGCCAAACTATTTGGCCTTACTGCAATAGGCTTAAGTTCCAATGCGGCGGAGATTGCGCGTGGAGAATATTTGCAAGGCACACTGGCAAGCGCAAAGGCAGTCAGTCTGCCTAGCTTGTTGATCAGTTTTATACCGACCAATCCATTTCTGGATTTAACAGGGGCACGCAAAACCTCCACCATTGCTGTTGTGATTTTTTCGATTTTTATTGGCATCTCTGCTACCGGTATTGCGAATGTCAAACCGCTATTGTTCGCATCTTTTACGCACTTTGTCAGCGTGGCGCAAGCAATCATTATGCGGATGGTAACGTTGGTACTTCGTCTCACGCCCTATGGCGTATTTGCCCTGATGACCATGGTCGTCGCAGAATCAAGTTATGCCGATATTCTGAAACTAATCAACTTTGTAGTTGCTTCGTACAGCGCATTGTTGCTGATGTTTGGTGTGCATCTGTGTCTGATCGCTGGGGCCGGACTCAATCCCGCTCGTTTTGCAAAAAAGATTTTTCCTGTGCTGGCGTTCGCCTTCACTTCCCGTACAAGCATGGGTGCAATACCGATGAATGTACAAACTCAGACGCAGCGCTTGGGTACGCCCGAGGGTATCGCTAATTTTGCGGCATCTTTTGGCGCCACTATCGGACAGAATGGCTGCGCGGGAATTTATCCCGCCATGCTTGCGGTCATGATCGCACCGACTGTTGGGATTGATCCCTTCACCTTCAGCTTCATCGCACAACTGATTGCTGTCGTTACCATTGGTTCAATCGGCGTTGCAGGCGTCGGCGGCGGCGCTACTTTTGCTGCGCTGATTGTACTTTCAACGATGAATTTACCGGTCGCGTTGGCTGGCTTGTTGATTTCGGTCGAGCCGTTAATCGATATGGGTCGCACCGCGCTAAACGTTAGCGGTGCAATCACTGCCGGTACTATTACCAGCAGGATATTAGGGGTGACCGATATGGATGTATTTAATAACGACGTGACCCTTAACCTTGATGAAGTTGAAAAGGCGATTTGA